A single region of the Microscilla marina ATCC 23134 genome encodes:
- a CDS encoding two-component regulator propeller domain-containing protein has translation MKDYLRKIGVIVQVLWASVSFAQKVPAQKYGLLPQKAISQYQCDIWQKPQGLPQNSIFSITQGHNGYIWLASYEGIARFDGVEFTIYNTSNVKALRTSGALVVYEDTKKNLWFGTNNGGLTKMKDGKFTTYTKANGLSHDAITALVESADSTLWIGTRRGLSKYKNGKFTNYYRKDGLPSNRINTLYIAKDNTLWIGTNQGVCSYQNNEFTDYNNKILLFSRNVTSLLEDGHGQIWIGTHADLIRWNTNTQKQDNFHLKEGLNDKYITCLVQDHFGTLWIGTQSGGVNRLTETEFLSENPRFTHFTVREGLSANSVRAIYEDREGSLWIGLNRGGLNRLRDGKFNNYGETEGLPDNTINCVMEAKDGKIWIGTVSQGVSYFKGGKFRTFGKAEGLSNNYIRTVQEDDQGNIWVGTYGGGINVLSFENEEDTIPKIKQFSTVEGLAGNVIRSIAKGKNGVLWIGTRTGLSRYKNGKFNNYSTRRGLSENSILPVLEDHKGNVWAGTDGGGLNCISPNGKVTIYNTNEGLNSDLIFSLYEDKQGSIWVGTRGGLTRIKNNKVQSITVHDGLANDAIHSITEDDWQRVWMSCSNGVFWVKKKELEDFFDGKIKKVKCTIYREDDGMKSSDCAATSQPSVCRDRNGHLWYPTTAGVAVINPYNIRLNQMKPPVVINKVKADNKTYEIHESLTFPPGTSKFELHYAGLSLLAPNKVMFEIKLEGYEDEWINVGNKREAYYNNLAPGWYTFRVRATNSDGLWNKEGAKIAFYIEPYFYQTRWFLVLMVLSVISLGFLFYYLRVIRLQKRNEELEKKIQDRTKEIQTKAEELTTMDKVVRTINQEVKLEKVLKVLLEQAMALMPNVEKGIFLDYSSQQGNFKLLASSGYSDEDLTQETLDYAEVIKYYSKGKVLAEGFYKLSPSQHDTLLMPNYRPLSSLVMAINIGNPQTVEGVMIFDSFSKPLEIEAAEIKKLGRFQEHAVSAFSKAQFLKEIQQKTDQVEAAYKKTHASIRYARRIQQAILPEQEEIVNYFKDAFIFFEPRDIVSGDFYWFSETVPEPFYAIQQTEEGLQSVFKGFEDTKYVIAAVDCTGHGVPGAFMTLIGNDSLNAIVLEDKITKPRRILDKLDRTIKKYLKQEAGGRSNEGMDMALLVIDEENKRVEFAGAKSPLYLVRDGEMHVIKGSKYPIGGAQIKNKKFDSHRVPYQAGDAFYMFSDGFQDQFGGPNNSKYLSKRFRKFLLDISPLPMAEQKAILKKEFEDWKGDQSQTDDVLIIGMRF, from the coding sequence ATGAAGGATTATTTACGAAAGATAGGTGTTATTGTACAAGTATTGTGGGCTTCGGTGTCTTTTGCTCAAAAAGTGCCTGCTCAAAAATACGGCTTGCTTCCCCAAAAAGCCATCTCTCAGTATCAATGCGATATTTGGCAAAAGCCTCAGGGACTTCCTCAAAACAGCATTTTTTCTATTACTCAAGGCCACAATGGCTATATTTGGCTGGCAAGCTATGAAGGCATTGCACGCTTTGACGGAGTAGAATTTACCATATACAATACCAGCAACGTAAAAGCCCTGCGTACCAGTGGTGCTTTGGTAGTATACGAAGACACAAAGAAAAACCTTTGGTTTGGCACCAACAATGGGGGGCTTACCAAAATGAAAGATGGCAAATTTACTACCTATACCAAAGCCAATGGTTTGTCGCACGATGCCATTACTGCGCTGGTAGAAAGCGCCGATAGCACTTTGTGGATAGGTACTCGCCGGGGACTCTCTAAGTATAAAAATGGCAAGTTTACCAATTATTATCGCAAAGACGGCCTACCCTCTAACCGAATCAACACGCTTTATATTGCCAAAGACAATACCCTCTGGATAGGCACCAACCAAGGAGTGTGTAGCTACCAAAACAACGAATTTACTGATTATAACAACAAGATATTACTCTTTAGCCGCAATGTGACCAGTTTGCTGGAAGATGGGCACGGGCAAATATGGATAGGCACCCACGCCGATTTAATTCGCTGGAACACCAACACCCAAAAGCAAGACAATTTTCACCTGAAAGAGGGACTGAATGATAAGTACATTACGTGTTTGGTACAAGATCATTTTGGCACTTTGTGGATAGGTACTCAAAGTGGAGGGGTTAATCGGCTTACTGAAACTGAGTTCCTTTCTGAAAACCCTCGTTTTACGCATTTTACAGTACGTGAGGGGTTGTCGGCCAATAGTGTGCGGGCAATATATGAAGACCGAGAAGGGAGTCTTTGGATAGGGTTGAACCGGGGTGGGCTCAACAGGCTACGTGATGGAAAGTTTAACAACTATGGCGAAACTGAGGGTTTGCCCGACAACACCATTAACTGTGTAATGGAAGCTAAAGATGGCAAAATCTGGATTGGTACCGTAAGCCAAGGCGTGAGCTACTTTAAAGGGGGCAAATTCAGGACTTTTGGCAAAGCAGAAGGTTTATCCAACAATTACATAAGGACTGTTCAGGAAGACGACCAGGGAAATATATGGGTAGGTACTTATGGTGGGGGCATCAATGTATTGTCTTTTGAAAACGAAGAAGATACCATTCCTAAAATAAAGCAGTTTTCTACGGTGGAGGGTTTGGCAGGCAATGTTATCAGATCTATTGCCAAAGGCAAAAATGGTGTACTGTGGATAGGTACACGTACTGGATTGAGCCGATATAAAAATGGCAAATTTAACAACTACTCTACCCGAAGAGGACTTTCAGAAAATTCTATTTTACCTGTATTAGAAGACCACAAAGGCAATGTATGGGCAGGTACCGATGGTGGAGGACTCAACTGTATTAGTCCTAATGGCAAAGTAACCATATACAACACCAATGAGGGTTTGAATAGCGACTTGATCTTTTCTTTGTACGAAGACAAACAAGGCAGTATTTGGGTGGGCACCAGAGGTGGGCTTACCCGAATTAAAAACAATAAAGTTCAGAGCATTACAGTACACGATGGTTTGGCAAATGATGCCATTCATTCTATTACCGAAGACGATTGGCAACGGGTGTGGATGTCGTGCAGCAATGGGGTGTTTTGGGTAAAGAAAAAAGAACTGGAAGACTTTTTTGATGGCAAGATAAAAAAGGTAAAATGTACTATTTACCGCGAAGATGATGGTATGAAAAGCAGCGACTGTGCTGCTACCTCGCAGCCTTCGGTTTGCCGCGACCGCAACGGGCATTTGTGGTACCCTACTACTGCCGGAGTGGCGGTGATCAATCCTTATAACATCAGGCTTAATCAAATGAAGCCTCCCGTGGTGATCAATAAGGTAAAGGCAGACAACAAAACTTACGAAATACACGAAAGCCTGACGTTTCCGCCCGGCACCAGTAAGTTTGAGCTACACTACGCGGGTTTGAGCCTGTTGGCACCCAACAAGGTAATGTTTGAAATAAAGCTGGAAGGGTATGAAGATGAATGGATTAATGTGGGCAACAAAAGAGAAGCTTATTACAACAACCTGGCGCCAGGCTGGTATACTTTTAGGGTAAGGGCTACCAACAGTGACGGACTGTGGAACAAAGAAGGGGCAAAAATTGCTTTTTATATAGAACCTTATTTTTACCAAACCCGGTGGTTTTTGGTGTTAATGGTTTTGTCGGTGATCTCGCTTGGGTTCTTATTTTATTATTTGCGGGTTATTCGCTTGCAAAAACGTAATGAAGAATTGGAAAAGAAGATTCAGGACAGAACCAAAGAAATTCAGACCAAGGCCGAAGAACTTACTACTATGGATAAGGTAGTAAGAACGATTAACCAGGAAGTAAAGCTTGAAAAAGTACTGAAAGTATTGCTTGAGCAAGCAATGGCTTTGATGCCTAATGTAGAAAAGGGGATATTTTTGGATTACAGCTCGCAACAGGGAAACTTTAAACTGTTGGCTTCGTCGGGCTACAGTGATGAAGACTTGACACAAGAAACACTCGATTATGCAGAGGTAATCAAATATTATTCAAAGGGAAAAGTGTTGGCAGAAGGCTTTTACAAATTATCCCCTTCACAACACGACACCTTGCTCATGCCCAACTATCGCCCACTTAGCTCATTGGTGATGGCAATTAATATAGGAAACCCTCAAACAGTAGAAGGCGTCATGATTTTTGACAGTTTCTCGAAACCTTTAGAGATAGAAGCTGCCGAAATCAAAAAATTAGGACGTTTTCAAGAGCACGCGGTATCGGCTTTTTCGAAAGCCCAGTTTTTGAAAGAAATTCAACAAAAAACCGATCAGGTAGAAGCTGCTTACAAAAAAACGCACGCCAGTATTCGTTATGCCCGGCGTATCCAACAAGCCATTTTGCCAGAGCAAGAAGAAATTGTCAATTACTTTAAAGATGCTTTTATTTTCTTTGAGCCCCGCGACATTGTAAGTGGTGACTTTTACTGGTTTTCTGAAACCGTTCCCGAACCATTTTATGCAATCCAACAAACCGAAGAAGGGTTACAGTCGGTATTTAAAGGGTTTGAAGATACCAAATATGTAATAGCAGCTGTAGACTGCACCGGACACGGGGTACCGGGAGCTTTTATGACCCTGATTGGCAATGACTCGCTCAACGCCATTGTATTGGAAGACAAAATAACCAAGCCACGACGAATTTTAGACAAGCTTGACCGTACCATTAAAAAATACCTGAAACAAGAGGCTGGCGGACGCTCAAACGAAGGAATGGACATGGCTTTGTTAGTGATAGATGAAGAAAATAAACGGGTAGAATTTGCTGGCGCCAAAAGCCCGCTATACTTGGTGCGTGATGGTGAAATGCACGTCATCAAAGGCTCTAAATACCCCATAGGTGGGGCACAAATCAAAAACAAAAAATTTGACTCCCACAGAGTACCTTATCAAGCCGGAGATGCTTTCTACATGTTTTCTGATGGCTTTCAAGACCAATTTGGTGGGCCTAACAACTCCAAGTATTTGTCTAAACGTTTTCGTAAGTTTTTGCTTGACATCAGCCCTTTGCCTATGGCGGAGCAGAAAGCCATCTTGAAAAAAGAGTTTGAAGATTGGAAAGGCGATCAGTCACAAACCGACGATGTGCTCATTATAGGTATGCGGTTTTAA
- a CDS encoding toxin-antitoxin system YwqK family antitoxin → MKKSAPLLLCCCILVVNTTFSAQAQKLEKFYYKNGQLRRTAKMIGGKVAGPITDYFESGKVKVKYTIDQNAKKNGPWISYFENGRVKEMVEFKNNQRHGTQVVFYFSGVIRWVGYYDNGIKVGTWMYYSKTGKQEGTHKY, encoded by the coding sequence ATGAAAAAAAGCGCCCCTCTCCTACTCTGTTGTTGTATACTTGTAGTAAACACGACGTTTTCGGCGCAAGCCCAAAAGCTGGAAAAATTTTATTACAAAAATGGGCAACTCAGGCGCACAGCTAAAATGATTGGAGGCAAAGTAGCAGGTCCTATTACCGATTATTTTGAGAGCGGTAAGGTAAAAGTGAAATATACGATCGACCAAAACGCCAAAAAAAATGGTCCCTGGATCAGTTACTTTGAAAACGGTCGGGTAAAAGAAATGGTCGAGTTTAAAAATAACCAAAGGCATGGCACCCAGGTAGTGTTCTATTTCAGTGGGGTCATTCGTTGGGTAGGCTATTATGACAATGGAATAAAAGTAGGCACTTGGATGTATTATAGTAAAACCGGCAAACAGGAAGGTACTCATAAGTACTAA
- a CDS encoding DsbA family protein has protein sequence MKKPQVMYILDPLCGWCYGFSPVIKQLKDEYSQVFDFRAYLGGMVLGDRAGTINEKFTFLKEGALERVEQATGVNFGDAFKTEMLDKGDYVINSEPPSIALTILREANPDQHIEIAHDVQNALYQNGKNLNDPKTFLPLADKYGVARDEFTQKFADEAYRKQTFAEFQMVHELGIKGYPSVVVIVGEQGYLIGRGYQPYGQISETLKKIKEDKLP, from the coding sequence ATGAAAAAACCTCAAGTAATGTATATTCTCGACCCTTTGTGTGGTTGGTGTTATGGGTTTAGCCCAGTAATCAAACAACTCAAAGATGAGTATAGTCAAGTATTTGACTTTAGAGCTTACCTGGGTGGCATGGTATTGGGCGACCGGGCAGGTACAATCAATGAAAAATTTACTTTTTTGAAAGAAGGAGCTCTAGAGCGGGTAGAGCAAGCCACTGGAGTAAATTTTGGCGATGCTTTTAAAACCGAAATGCTTGACAAAGGCGACTATGTGATCAACTCTGAGCCTCCGTCTATAGCCCTGACCATATTGCGGGAAGCCAACCCTGACCAACACATAGAAATTGCCCATGATGTACAAAATGCCCTATACCAAAATGGGAAGAACCTCAATGACCCGAAAACTTTTTTACCCCTTGCCGACAAGTATGGGGTAGCGCGTGATGAGTTTACCCAAAAGTTTGCTGATGAGGCATACCGCAAACAAACTTTTGCCGAATTCCAGATGGTACACGAGTTGGGCATCAAAGGTTACCCCAGTGTAGTGGTGATAGTAGGCGAGCAAGGCTACTTGATTGGCAGAGGTTACCAGCCTTATGGGCAGATTAGCGAAACCTTGAAAAAAATTAAAGAAGATAAGCTGCCATAG
- a CDS encoding endonuclease, producing MKKLIISCLLLFIGHLLVAQTAPPGNLSGNSLRSWYKANWYDSKHSSLGYDGARIKMYGTIDNINGKVTCVYTGYQQNGANVTFLDPINAEHTIPQSFFSRSSVPRADIHHLFPTHKDANSARGSLQFAELSVAQTNTWYYSNGTNYNDANSAPANVDASSKRKTGSSFEPREDHKGNVARAAFYFYTMYPTIAGNIGKLGDIHTLYQWHLDDPVDDAERKRNQDIETAQGNRNPYVDYPNTVAIAWGLAAPTPSVQFKATSGTQAEGASGEVTYTTQVEISPTPTGTVTIEVQLDPTGTTAQTADYGFTPQTLAFNASTTTQTVSVIVKNDGEVENEETVQLKLTNISTGDIGTNKTHTLTIQDTPPAVPTIQFAQLTGSKQEGNGVAVTYTTQVSINPAPTGTVTVDLQLDATGTTAQASDYSFSNATLSFSPTTTSQNVSVTIQHDTDAEADETVKLKLLNNASGTALGTQATHTLTIKDNPPANTPIITFDNTTGSQQENPDTDVIYTTQLSISPAPTGTVTLQVAIDSKATTATANDYELSTTTLTFSPSQTTQSLEVKVKADGAANENDEEVKFILTNLKGTASVGANGTHTLTIKDAQNVNQPLVFFTQAEGTISEDRTADLVYNTVVKVSPTPTKTYLVELNIDAGQTTATLGEDYAFTPVVLSFSPTKTTHNISVVIKADAPVEPNEMLTLKLLKPSTGLKIGTTPTHTLTIKDANPTGLQNVQIAGMKLYPNITSQYINIANARGFEYQLKVYDMQGKFYTQKTVNTSQYQINVNKLPVGWYLMQINNGKQVMVRRFAVVR from the coding sequence ATGAAAAAGCTGATTATTTCTTGCCTGTTATTATTTATTGGTCATTTATTAGTTGCACAAACCGCCCCTCCGGGCAACCTGTCAGGAAACAGTTTGCGAAGCTGGTACAAAGCCAACTGGTATGACAGTAAACATTCCTCACTGGGTTACGACGGTGCCCGAATCAAAATGTATGGCACTATTGACAATATCAACGGAAAAGTAACTTGTGTATACACTGGTTATCAACAAAACGGAGCCAACGTTACCTTTCTTGACCCCATCAATGCTGAACACACCATTCCCCAAAGTTTTTTTAGCCGATCATCTGTTCCCCGCGCCGACATCCACCATCTTTTTCCTACCCACAAAGACGCCAACAGCGCCCGTGGCAGCCTACAATTTGCCGAGTTGTCGGTAGCCCAAACCAATACCTGGTACTACAGCAATGGCACTAACTACAACGATGCTAACTCGGCTCCTGCCAATGTAGATGCATCGAGCAAACGTAAGACTGGCAGCTCGTTTGAACCGCGCGAAGACCACAAAGGCAATGTGGCAAGGGCGGCTTTTTATTTCTATACAATGTACCCTACCATTGCCGGAAACATCGGTAAACTGGGCGACATTCATACGCTTTATCAATGGCACCTGGACGATCCGGTAGATGATGCCGAACGCAAAAGAAACCAGGACATTGAAACAGCCCAAGGTAACCGCAACCCTTACGTTGACTACCCCAATACAGTGGCTATCGCCTGGGGTTTGGCTGCTCCTACTCCCAGCGTTCAGTTCAAAGCCACTTCGGGCACACAAGCGGAGGGTGCTTCGGGCGAGGTAACTTATACTACCCAGGTAGAAATTTCGCCAACACCTACGGGCACGGTGACTATTGAGGTACAACTAGACCCTACAGGTACTACTGCCCAAACTGCTGACTATGGTTTTACGCCTCAAACCCTTGCTTTTAACGCCAGCACTACTACACAAACGGTGAGTGTTATTGTAAAAAACGATGGCGAGGTAGAAAACGAAGAAACTGTTCAACTGAAGCTGACCAACATCTCAACGGGCGACATTGGTACCAACAAAACCCATACACTCACTATTCAAGATACCCCACCGGCAGTGCCTACCATTCAGTTTGCCCAATTGACGGGCAGCAAACAAGAGGGCAATGGTGTAGCTGTCACTTACACCACCCAGGTAAGTATTAACCCTGCCCCTACGGGCACTGTAACGGTAGACCTTCAGTTAGACGCAACGGGTACCACTGCCCAGGCAAGCGACTATAGTTTTAGCAATGCCACGCTTAGTTTTAGTCCAACTACTACCAGTCAAAATGTAAGTGTTACTATTCAACACGACACTGATGCCGAAGCCGACGAAACAGTCAAGCTAAAGTTATTAAACAACGCCAGTGGCACCGCCTTGGGCACCCAGGCTACCCACACACTTACGATCAAAGATAACCCACCAGCCAACACCCCCATCATTACCTTTGACAACACCACTGGTAGCCAACAAGAAAACCCAGATACCGATGTAATCTATACTACCCAATTGTCTATAAGCCCGGCGCCAACGGGTACAGTAACACTACAAGTGGCTATAGACAGCAAAGCTACTACGGCTACCGCCAACGACTACGAGCTAAGCACTACCACGCTTACTTTTAGCCCCAGCCAAACTACCCAAAGCCTTGAAGTAAAGGTAAAAGCAGACGGTGCTGCCAACGAAAACGACGAGGAAGTAAAGTTTATATTGACCAACCTCAAGGGCACTGCTTCGGTGGGTGCCAACGGAACCCACACGCTCACGATTAAAGATGCTCAGAACGTGAACCAACCCTTGGTGTTTTTTACCCAGGCGGAGGGCACCATTAGCGAAGATCGCACAGCCGACCTGGTATACAATACGGTAGTGAAAGTATCGCCCACCCCCACCAAAACTTATTTGGTAGAGCTGAATATAGACGCAGGACAAACCACGGCTACGCTGGGCGAAGATTATGCATTTACTCCAGTAGTATTGAGTTTTTCGCCTACCAAAACCACCCACAACATTTCGGTGGTGATAAAGGCAGACGCCCCGGTAGAACCTAACGAAATGCTGACCCTAAAACTATTGAAACCTTCTACCGGACTTAAGATAGGCACCACCCCTACCCACACCCTTACAATTAAAGATGCTAACCCTACCGGGTTGCAAAATGTACAAATTGCAGGAATGAAGTTGTACCCCAACATTACGAGTCAATATATAAATATAGCCAATGCCCGTGGATTTGAGTACCAACTTAAAGTGTACGATATGCAGGGAAAGTTTTATACCCAAAAAACAGTCAATACCAGCCAATACCAAATCAATGTAAACAAGCTGCCCGTAGGTTGGTATTTGATGCAAATAAATAATGGGAAGCAGGTAATGGTACGCCGCTTTGCTGTAGTGAGGTAA